One stretch of Prunus persica cultivar Lovell chromosome G1, Prunus_persica_NCBIv2, whole genome shotgun sequence DNA includes these proteins:
- the LOC18793060 gene encoding pentatricopeptide repeat-containing protein At2g02980, chloroplastic translates to MAAPAVQMSPFSHPKTNTNTPVSLIPKCTSLRELKQIQAFSIKTHLQYDISVLTKLINFCTLNPTGTSMDYAHHLFDQIPHPDIVVFNTMARGYARSHAPFRAISLFAHILSSDLFPDDYTFASLLKACASSKALEEGRQLHCFAIKCGLHLNIYVCPTLINMYTECNDVDAARRVFDKIPDPCVVVHNAMIKGYARSSRPNEALALFRELQASNLKPTDVTMLSALSSCALLGALDLGKWIHEYVKKNRFDRYVKVNTALIDMYAKCGSLEDAVSVFEDMSVKDTQAWSAMIVAYATHGNGSKALSMFEEMKKARIRPDEITFLGLLYACSHAGFVEEGCKYFYSMSERYGIVPGIKHYGCMVDLLGRSGRLGEAYKFIDELPITPTPIFWRTLLSACGSHGDVDMGMRVLEQIFALDDSHGGDYVIISNLCARAGRWEDVDRLRKLMRDRGIVKIPGCSSIEVNNVVHEFFSGDGERSVSTVLHQAVDKLVEELKLAGYVPDTSLVFHSNMEDKDREVSLRYHSEKLAIAYGLLNTPPGATIRVVKNLRVCGDCHSAAKYISLIFNRQIILRDVQRFHHFKEGKCSCGDYW, encoded by the coding sequence ATGGCAGCACCGGCTGTCCAAATGAGCCCATTCTCTCACCCAAAAACCAACACCAACACCCCAGTCTCCCTCATACCCAAGTGCACGTCTTTGAGAGAGCTCAAGCAAATCCAAGCCTTTTCCATCAAAACCCATCTCCAATATGACATTTCTGTCCTCACCAAGCTCATCAACTTCTGCACTCTTAACCCAACTGGTACCTCCATGGACTACGCCCACCACTTGTTCGACCAAATTCCTCACCCTGACATTGTTGTCTTCAACACCATGGCCCGCGGCTACGCACGCTCCCATGCCCCATTTCGAGCGATTTCACTATTTGCTCACATTCTGAGCTCAGATCTCTTCCCAGATGACTACACATTCGCCTCTCTTCTCAAGGCGTGCGCCAGCTCTAAAGCCTTAGAAGAAGGTAGGCAATTGCATTGCTTTGCTATCaaatgtgggcttcaccttaACATTTATGTGTGCCCTACACTTATTAACATGTACACTGAGTGCAATGACGTAGATGCGGCTCGCCGGGTCTTTGATAAGATACCAGACCCTTGTGTTGTTGTACACAATGCTATGATCAAGGGCTATGCTCGAAGTAGTCGGCCAAATGAGGCATTGGCATTGTTTCGAGAGTTGCAAGCAAGCAATCTTAAGCCAACCGATGTTACTATGCTTAGTGCTCTTTCTTCATGTGCTTTGTTAGGAGCATTAGACTTGGGGAAGTGGATACACGAATACGTTAAGAAAAATAGGTTTGATAGATATGTTAAAGTGAACACTGCACTGATAGATATGTATGCAAAATGTGGAAGCCTGGAGGATGCGGTTTCTGTATTTGAAGACATGAGTGTGAAAGATACTCAGGCTTGGTCTGCTATGATTGTGGCGTATGCAACTCATGGCAATGGGTCAAAAGCCTTATCAATGTTTGAGGAAATGAAGAAGGCTCGAATTCGACCTGATGAGATCACATTCTTGGGTCTCTTATATGCCTGTAGTCATGCAGGATTCGTTGAGGAGGGTTGCAAGTATTTCTACAGCATGAGTGAGAGGTATGGGATTGTTCCGGGGATTAAGCATTATGGTTGTATGGTAGATTTGCTAGGACGGTCTGGACGCTTAGGGGAGGCTTACAAGTTCATAGATGAATTACCAATTACGCCTACACCCATATTCTGGCGAACATTGTTGTCTGCTTGCGGAAGCCACGGTGATGTAGACATGGGGATGCGGGTGCTTGAGCAAATATTTGCGTTAGATGACTCTCATGGTGGGGATTATGTGATCATATCGAATTTGTGTGCAAGGGCGGGGAGGTGGGAGGATGTGGATCGCTTAAGGAAGTTGATGAGAGACAGAGGAATTGTAAAAATTCCCGGCTGTAGCTCCATAGAGGTGAACAATGTAGTGCATGAATTCTTCTCAGGGGACGGGGAGCGTTCTGTTTCAACAGTACTGCATCAAGCAGTTGATAAGTTGGTTGAAGAATTAAAGCTGGCTGGATATGTTCCTGATACTTCTCTAGTCTTTCATTCTAACATGGAAGATAAAGATAGAGAAGTTTCTCTTAGGTATCATAGTGAGAAGTTGGCCATTGCCTATGGGCTCTTAAACACTCCCCCCGGGGCAACAATCCGTGTTGTGAAGAACCTTAGGGTATGTGGGGATTGCCATTCTGCTGCTAAGTATATATCATTGATCTTTAATCGACAGATAATTCTCAGAGATGTTCAACGATTCCATCATTTCAAAGAGGGAAAGTGCTCTTGTGGGGATTATTGGTAG
- the LOC18793247 gene encoding extracellular ribonuclease LE produces MKSNSSTLIKLLVLGCLSVVCVAEDFDFFYFVQQWPGSYCDTKKSCCYPTTGKPAADFGIHGLWPNYKDGSYPSNCDPSNPFDQSEISDLRSSMQKEWPTLACPSGSGIEFWTHEWEKHGTCSESVIDQHGYFAAALNLKKKLSLLQALESAGIQPNGDSYSLGNIKDAVKSATGFTPFIECNVDESGNSQLYQVYFCVDTSGSDLIECPVFPHGKCGSQIEFPSF; encoded by the exons ATGAAGTCCAATTCCTCTACTTTGATCAAACTTTTAGTACTAGGATGTCTTTCAGTTGTTTGTGTTGCAGaagattttgatttcttctacTTTGTCCAGCAG TGGCCAGGGTCATACTGTGACACAAAGAAAAGTTGCTGCTATCCAACGACAGGGAAGCCTGCAGCTGATTTTGGCATTCATGGGCTGTGGCCAAATTACAAGGACGGTTCATACCCCTCAAACTGCGACCCTAGCAACCCCTTTGATCAATCTGAG ATTTCAGATCTAAGAAGCAGCATGCAGAAAGAATGGCCAACACTAGCTTGCCCCAGCGGCAGTGGCATAGAGTTCTGGACACATGAATGGGAAAAGCATGGCACCTGCTCAGAGTCTGTGATTGACCAACATGGTTACTTTGCAGCAGCTCTTAAcctcaaaaagaaattaagccTCCTCCAAGCTCTTGAAAGTGCAG GCATACAACCAAATGGGGATTCTTACAGCCTTGGAAACATCAAGGATGCAGTTAAATCTGCAACTGGTTTCACTCCATTCATAGAGTGCAATGTGGATGAATCTGGCAACAGCCAACTTTACCAGGTTTACTTCTGCGTGGACACTTCTGGCTCCGACCTCATTGAATGCCCAGTTTTCCCCCATGGAAAATGTGGTTCACAGATTgagtttccttctttttag
- the LOC18790332 gene encoding ribonuclease 3 — MRFSTSLILIKLFVIQYLSVLCVSQDFDFFYFVQQWPGAYCDTKHTCCYPKSGKPSADFGIHGLWPNYKDGSYPSNCDPDSVFDKSEISELMSNLEKNWPSLSCPSSNGFRFWSHEWEKHGTCSESELDQKDYFEAALKLKQKVNLLQILKTAGIVPDDGMYSLESIKEAIKEGAGYTPGIECNKDSAGNSQLYQVYLCVDTSGQDIIECPVLPKGRCASDVQFAKF; from the exons ATGAGATTCAGCACTAGTTTGATCTTGATCAAGCTTTTTGTAATTCAGTACCTCTCAGTTCTTTGCGTTTCGCaggactttgatttcttctaCTTTGTTCAACAG TGGCCAGGAGCATACTGTGACACCAAGCACACTTGCTGTTATCCAAAGTCGGGAAAGCCTTCAGCAGATTTTGGCATTCATGGGCTTTGGCCTAATTACAAGGATGGCTCCTACCCATCTAACTGTGATCCCGATAGTGTTTTCGACAAATCTGAA ATCTCAGAGCTAATGAGCAACCTGGAAAAGAACTGGCCGTCACTAAGCTGCCCAAGCAGCAATGGGTTCAGGTTCTGGTCCCATGAATGGGAAAAGCACGGTACATGCTCAGAGTCAGAGCTTGACCAGAAAGATTACTTTGAAGCGGCTCTCAAGCTCAAGCAAAAAGTTAACCTTCTGCAAATCCTCAAAACAGCTG GGATCGTACCAGATGATGGGATGTACAGCTTGGAGAGCATAAAAGAAGCCATAAAAGAGGGTGCTGGGTACACCCCAGGGATAGAGTGCAACAAAGATTCGGCGGGAAACAGCCAACTGTACCAGGTTTACCTGTGCGTCGACACTTCCGGCCAAGACATCATTGAATGCCCTGTGCTTCCTAAAGGACGATGTGCTTCAGATGTTCAATTCGCTAAattctaa
- the LOC18790330 gene encoding beta-1,3-galactosyltransferase GALT1, with protein sequence MKKSYGGIVAASLFMLLVLRYGILNYPTGDSFLTNALYTNTSNPLEWLNTVPPAVQNPENASQVISAEIIVFSLFAQRNVSNEEQQTLQTWNLLKHLINQAQGLPHAVDAIKEAGGAWNSLMASVEEQRLVYTNESSPGKAKEKQCPYFLNKMNGTGIDNNVHKLRVPCGLTQGSSITVIGVPNGLVGNFRIELTGEPLPGEPDPPVILHYNVRLNGDKLTEDPVIVQNTWTVAHDWGEEERCPSPTPEKNNKVDELDQCNKIVGKTEEQRIRSNVSRQSSTVQDGSKSRRYFPFKQGYPFVATLRVGSEGIQMTVDGKHLTSFAFRETLEPWLVSELRISGDLKLISVLASGLPSSEDSEHIINLEELKSAPLSPHRRLDLFIGVFSTANNFKRRMAVRRTWMQYAAVRSGAVSVRFFVGLHKNQIVNEELWNEAQTYGDIQLMPFVDYYGLITWKTLAICIFGTEVVSAKFVMKTDDDAFVRVDEVLASLNRIKVTRGLLYGLINSDSRPHRNPDSKWYISPEEWPEQTYPPWAHGPGYVVSNDIAKAVSARYKKGSLKMFKLEDVAMGIWIADMKKEGLNVQYVKEEKVYNEGCKDGYVVAHYQGPREMLCLWQKIQEGQVAKCCGGDR encoded by the exons atgaagaaatctTATGGCGGTATTGTGGCTGCAAGTTTGTTCATGCTGCTAGTTTTGAGATATGGCATCCTAAACTACCCCACTGGGGATAGTTTCTTGACCAATGCACTCTACACCAATACTAGTAATCCTCTTGAATGGTTAAATACTGTTCCACCTGCAGTTCAGAATCCAGAGAATGCTTCTCAAGTGATTTCTGCTGAGATTATAGTCTTTAGCCTCTTTGCTCAGAGGAATGTATCCAATGAGGAACAGCAAACTTTGCAGACATGGAACCTTTTGAAACACCTTATCAATCAAGCTCAGGGTTTGCCCCATGCGGTGGATGCTATAAAGGAAGCTGGAGGTGCATGGAATAGCCTTATGGCCTCAGTTGAAGAACAAAGACTTGTTTATACAAATGAAAGTTCACCTGGGAAAGCAAAAGAGAAGCAGTGTCCTTATTTTCTCAATAAAATGAATGGCACAGGAATTGATAATAATGTTCATAAGTTGCGGGTTCCTTGTGGCCTGACTCAAGGTTCTTCAATTACAGTTATTGGCGTTCCAAATGGACTTGTTGGGAATTTTCGGATTGAGTTGACAGGGGAGCCTCTTCCAGGGGAGCCTGATCCACCCGTTATATTGCATTACAATGTGAGGCTAAATGGTGATAAGCTAACCGAGGACCCTGTAATTGTCCAGAACACCTGGACTGTTGCTCATGATTGGGGTGAAGAGGAGCGTTGCCCATCCCCAACACCTGAAAAGAACAATAAAG TGGATGAGTTGGACCAGTGCAACAAGATAGTCGGAAAAACTGAAGAGCAGAGGATACGCTCCAACGTTTCAAGGCAGTCTTCAACTGTGCAAGACGGATCAAAGTCCAGAAGATACTTTCCATTTAAGCAAGGTTATCCATTTGTTGCTACACTTAGAGTGGGTTCAGAAGGAATCCAAATGACCGTTGATGGGAAGCATCTAACATCTTTTGCATTCCGTGAG ACTTTGGAGCCATGGCTTGTTAGTGAATTAAGGATATCTGGAGACTTGAAACTAATTTCTGTCCTAGCCAGCGGTTTACCCTCATCAGAGGATTCGGAGCacataattaatttagaaGAACTCAAATCtgctcctctctctcctcacagACGATTGGATCTCTTTATTGGTGTTTTCTCTACCGCAAACAATTTTAAACGAAGAATGGCTGTTCGAAGAACATGGATGCAGTATGCTGCTGTGCGATCAGGGGCAGTTTCAGTGCgcttttttgttggtttg CACAAGAACCAAATAGTGAATGAAGAACTCTGGAACGAGGCACAAACCTATGGAGACATACAGCTGATGCCTTTTGTTGATTACTATGGCCTCATTACCTGGAAAACTTTGGCCATCTGCATCTTTGGG ACAGAGGTTGTTTCAGCAAAGTTTGTCATGAAGACGGATGACGATGCATTTGTCCGTGTGGATGAAGTGCTAGCTTCCTTAAACAGGATCAAGGTGACTCGTGGGCTGCTTTATGGCCTCATTAACTCAGATTCCCGACCTCATCGAAATCCAGATAGCAAGTGGTATATCAGCCCTGAG GAATGGCCCGAACAGACCTACCCGCCATGGGCACACGGTCCTGGTTATGTGGTATCAAATGACATAGCAAAGGCAGTTTCGGCACGGTATAAGAAAGGCAGTTTAAAG ATGTTCAAGCTAGAAGATGTGGCGATGGGCATCTGGATTGCAGATATGAAAAAGGAGGGTCTGAATGTACAGTATGTGAAGGAAGAGAAAGTCTATAACGAAGGGTGCAAGGATGGCTATGTCGTTGCGCATTACCAAGGTCCGAGGGAGATGCTTTGCCTGTGGCAGAAAATTCAAGAAGGCCAAGTTGCTAAATGTTGTGGGGGCGATAGGTAG
- the LOC18788501 gene encoding uncharacterized protein LOC18788501 translates to MSMALGNVAALQFSASALFGIRSATSSFQQPMQTRINFSVMPLVMRARGNARTESAKIRNRRTQKKYNGTPKRPRLSVFCSGKQLYAMLVDDQNKNCLFYGSTLQKSVRQNSPCSTSEAAKRVGEELIKACHDLNIHELSSYDRNGFATGERIQAFEIAISEHGFLPR, encoded by the exons ATGAGTATGGCTCTTGGGAATGTTGCTGCTCTGCAATTTTCGGCTTCTGCTCTTTTCGGGATTCGTTCAGCAACTTCCAGCTTTCAACAACCCATGCAGACTAGAATAA ATTTCTCCGTGATGCCGTTGGTAATGAGAGCAAGGGGGAATGCCCGAACAGAAAGTGCGAAAATTCGAAACAGAAGAACGCAAAAGAAG TATAATGGCACGCCTAAAAGACCACGGCTTTCAGTATTCTGTTCAGGTAAACAGTTGTATGCTATGCTGGTAGATGATCAAAACAAGAACTGTTTGTTCTATGGAAGCACTCTGCAAAAATCTGTGCGTCAAAATTCGCCTTGTAGTACCAGT GAAGCTGCTAAACGCGTCGGCGAGGAGCTCATCAAGGCGTGCCACGATCTCAACATACATGAATTATCATCTTACGATCGCAATGGTTTTGCCACCGGGGAAAGGATTCAGGCATTTGAGATTGCAATTTCTGAACATGGGTTCTTGCCAAGATAG
- the LOC18790828 gene encoding E3 ubiquitin-protein ligase RING1: MASEAEASEIASFFERIVRERDLSLFVPFILGLASATPRTDPENPDHDNPDQENPGRPTPHERLIFINPFAQTMMVVEGDSLQELGMKDGQPPASKASIDAMPCVKIVEGDGGSECVICLEQFEIDGVAKEMPCKHRFHGGCIEKWLKIHGSCPVCRYNMPVDEEEPGKKIDGADRERRVEGEIRVSFYVQESTRASEDSEQTPSGDFNASDSSSSPAADHDDMQS; this comes from the coding sequence ATGGCTTCTGAAGCAGAGGCGTCTGAGATTGCTTCGTTTTTTGAAAGGATTGTGAGGGAGAGAGACCTGTCTCTGTTCGTGCCCTTCATCTTGGGCCTGGCAAGCGCCACCCCGAGAACTGACCCGGAAAACCCAGATCACGACAACCCAGATCAAGAAAACCCTGGAAGGCCGACCCCGCATGAAAGACTCATCTTCATCAACCCTTTCGCTCAGACTATGATGGTGGTCGAAGGCGATTCTCTGCAAGAGTTGGGTATGAAGGATGGCCAGCCACCGGCCTCGAAAGCCTCCATTGATGCCATGCCCTGTGTAAAGATTGTTGAAGGTGATGGTGGGTCCGAGTGTGTGATCTGCTTGGAGCAGTTTGAGATTGATGGTGTGGCCAAAGAGATGCCTTGCAAGCATAGGTTTCACGGTGGTTGTATAGAGAAGTGGTTGAAGATTCATGGGTCTTGCCCAGTTTGTCGGTATAACATGCCTGTTGATGAGGAAGAGCCGGGGAAGAAGATAGATGGCGCGGACAGAGAGAGGAGGGTCGAGGGAGAGATTAGGGTTAGCTTTTATGTCCAAGAGAGCACGAGAGCAAGTGAGGATTCTGAGCAAACACCTTCAGGTGATTTTAATGCCAGTGATTCCTCTTCAAGCCCAGCAGCTGATCACGATGATATGCAGagttag
- the LOC18790336 gene encoding protein HOTHEAD, whose protein sequence is MGFSFYLLLLFVDLALCSSWLQGRTLPHMTSDVNDLSGKSFDYIVVGGGTAGCPLAATLSEKFSVLLVERGSSPYGNPLVLETKNYGLSLLQTDKYTSVAQSFISNDGVPNLRGRVLGGSSAINGGFYSRASEDFVQKVGWDKEAVMGAYQWVESRIVFKPELTPWQYVAEFSFLEAGIFPYNGFSLEHIEGTKVGGSVFDEWGRRHTSADLLEAGNPNNITVLLNATVKNVIFREKGNRNETIARGIRFIKSDGNSSQTYDAYLNQPENSCSWGDVILAAGALGSPQILLLSGIGPQKHIKKFNIQLAADLKGVGKGMKDNPGIALLADSKPKNFPPEPPKVVGIADHFKIIIEAGILPISLNATVMPIAAKLAFPESEGKLELNSTDPRENPSVTFNYLAKEKDWARCVKLGQLLERVVRSESIAFFLGLERKNELMSTEDELRKLCKKNVRTFYHYHGGCSVGSVVDKDYRVYGVKGLRVVDGSTFLESPGTNPMATLLMLGRYQGIKILEDRN, encoded by the exons ATGGGCTTTTCATTTTATCTGCTCCTCCTATTTGTTGACTTGGCTTTATGTTCCTCATGGCTTCAAG GACGAACGCTTCCCCATATGACTTCAGATGTCAATGACCTCTCAGGCAAGTCCTTCGATTACATTGTCGTTGGAGGAGGCACCGCTGGCTGTCCCCTAGCTGCAACCCTCTCTGAGAAATTCTCAGTGCTCTTGGTGGAACGAGGTAGCTCACCATATGGAAATCCCTTGGTGTTGGAAACAAAGAACTATGGGCTCTCATTGCTTCAAACTGATAAATATACATCAGTTGCACAGAGCTTTATCTCCAATGACGGTGTTCCCAATCTCAGAGGAAGAGTTCTAGGAGGATCATCTGCTATAAATGGTGGGTTTTATAGTAGAGCAAGTGAGGATTTTGTCCAAAAAGTTGGGTGGGATAAGGAGGCGGTAATGGGTGCTTATCAATGGGTGGAGTCGAGAATTGTCTTTAAACCTGAATTGACCCCATGGCAGTATGTTGCTGAGTTTAGCTTTCTTGAAGCAGGAATTTTCCCATATAATGGTTTTAGTTTGGAGCATATTGAGGGAACAAAGGTTGGTGGGAGTGTATTTGATGAATGGGGACGAAGACACACGTCAGCTGATCTTCTAGAGGCAGGGAATCCAAACAACATCACAGTTCTTTTAAATGCAACTGTGAAGAATGTCATCTTTCGTGAAAAAG GTAACAGAAATGAGACAATAGCTAGAGGCATAAGATTCATCAAGAGCGACGGCAATTCGAGCCAAACTTACGATGCTTACCTCAACCAGCCAGAGAACTCATGTTCATGGGGTGATGTGATACTAGCAGCAGGGGCCTTAGGCAGCCCTCAGATTTTATTGTTAAGTGGCATTGGCCCTCAGAAACATATAAAGAAGTTCAATATCCAACTAGCAGCCGACTTAAAGGGGGTTGGAAAAGGAATGAAAGACAATCCTGGCATTGCACTCTTAGCTGACTCTAAGCCCAAAAATTTCCCACCAGAACCTCCAAAAGTTGTCGGCATAGCAGATCACTTCAAAATCATAATTGAGGCAGGAATTTTACCTATTAGCCTCAATGCAACAGTAATGCCAATTGCTGCCAAACTTGCGTTTCCAGAATCAGAAGGAAAGCTAGAACTGAACAGCACAGACCCCAGAGAAAACCCATCAGTGACTTTTAACTATCTAGCAAAGGAAAAGGATTGGGCAAGATGCGTAAAGCTAGGGCAGTTGCTTGAGCGAGTTGTAAGGTCTGAATCAATTGCTTTCTTCCTGGGGTTGGAACGCAAAAATGAGTTGATGTCCACTGAAGATGAGCTAAGAAAATTGTGCAAGAAGAATGTGAGGACCTTCTACCACTATCATGGTGGTTGCTCTGTGGGGTCAGTTGTTGACAAAGATTACAGGGTATATGGTGTGAAGGGGTTAAGAGTAGTTGATGGATCAACCTTCCTGGAATCACCAGGCACAAATCCAATGGCCACCCTGTTGATGCTTGGAAGGTACCAAGGGATCAAGATTCTTGAagatagaaattaa
- the LOC18789341 gene encoding myb family transcription factor PHL8, translating into MGLLQNMQNQNMNLVLSTDAKPRLKWTPELHQRFVEAVTQLGGADKATPKSLMRVMGIHGLTLYHLKSHLQKYRLGKSQQSENCTDIKQEDYKEIQSSDDHFDTDISDETHCQINESLQIAESLQLQMEVQRKLHEQIEVQRHLQLRIEAQGKYLQTVLKKAQETLSGYGSSSVGVELAKAELTQLVSMVNNGCPSSSFSELTETGTSSLKYVERKQMRGSMESSLTSSESSGRKEEKQPMHKHGGDPEKSNTTCVELPLMDIHPENKPWNNVTNSHVIGRKRSSSPISDGICVEQPISKRTPTQRDKSGQHLRKSGLLDTIDLNRKYQNDIDSGPKVIDLNCKGI; encoded by the exons ATGGGTCTGCTGCAGAATATGCAAAATCAgaatatgaatttggttttgtcCACTGATGCAAAGCCCAGGCTAAAATGGACTCCAGAACTTCATCAAAGATTTGTTGAAGCAGTCACTCAGCTTGGAGGGGCAGACA AGGCCACACCAAAGAGTTTGATGAGGGTGATGGGAATTCATGGACTCACTCTGTACCACCTAAAGAGCCACTTACAG AAATACAGGCTAGGGAAAAGCCAACAGTCAGAAAACTGCACTGACATTAAGCAAGAAG ATTACAAAGAGATTCAGAGCAGTGATGATCATTTCGACACGGATATCAGTGATGAAACTCACTGTCAGATTAATGA AAGCTTGCAGATAGCCGAGTCTCTCCAATTGCAAATGGAAGTGCAGAGGAAACTTCATGAACAAATTGAG GTGCAGAGACATCTTCAGCTAAGAATTGAAGCTCAAGGGAAGTATTTACAAACAGTATTAAAGAAAGCACAAGAAACTCTTTCTGGGTATGGTTCTTCTTCAGTGGGAGTAGAACTAGCAAAGGCTGAACTCACTCAGTTAGTCTCAATGGTTAACAATGGATGTCCCAGTTCTTCATTCTCAGAATTAACTGAAACAGGAACTTCAAGCCTAAAATACGTAGAGAGGAAACAAATGAGAGGCTCCATGGAAAGTTCCTTGACATCTTCTGAAAGTTCAGGAAGGAAGGAAGAGAAGCAACCAATGCATAAGCATGGTGGTGATCCTGAAAAGTCTAATACAACCTGTGTGGAGCTACCATTGATGGACATCCACCCAGAAAATAAGCCATGGAATAATGTTACAAACAGTCATGTTATTGGGAGGAAGAGAAGCAGCAGTCCCATTTCTGATGGTATCTGTGTTGAGCAACCAATTTCTAAAAGGACACCAACACAAAGGGACAAAAGTGGCCAGCATCTGAGAAAGTCTGGATTATTGGACACAATTGATCTGAACAGAAAATATCAGAATGACATTGATTCTGGTCCAAAAGTAATAGACTTGAATTGCAAGGGAATTTAA